A portion of the Bubalus kerabau isolate K-KA32 ecotype Philippines breed swamp buffalo chromosome 1, PCC_UOA_SB_1v2, whole genome shotgun sequence genome contains these proteins:
- the TMPO gene encoding thymopoietin isoform X1, translating to MPEFLEDPSVLTKEKLKSELVANNVTLPAGEQRKDVYVQLYLQHLTARNRPPLATSANSKGPPDFSSDEEREPTPVLGSGAAVAGRSRAAVGRKATKKTDKPRPEDKDDLDVTELSNEDLLDQLVKYGVNPGPIVGTTRKLYEKKLLKLREQGTESRSSTPLPTISSSVESTRQNGSNDSDRYSDNEEGKKKEHKKAKSTRDFVPFSELPTTASGGFFQAISFPEISTRPPLGRTEQQAAKKVHSSKGDLPREPLIATTLPDRDQKLASGGLFVSSKSSHDRCLEKSSSSSPQHELAAMLVSAAASPSLIKETTSTCYKDTVENTYFGEKSEIQPVCTKRSHGSDQSVLSSERKALEESEQSQVISPPLARAIRDYVNSLLVQGGGGSLPGTSTSTPLLDVANTRKRIGPSNVRETEPLSPPRKLPRFSEKSVEEKDSGSFVTFQNTPGSELMSFAKTVVSHSLSTLGIEMSEQSQHDKIDAPKLSFPFHESILKVIKEEWQQIDRQLPSLACRYPVSSREATRILSVPKVDDEILEFISHAAPPASIQAASTESCDKQLDLALCRTYEAAASALQVATHTAFVARALQADVSQAAQILSSDPSCTNQALGLLSRAYDAASFLCEAAFDEVKMAAHTMGSSTLGRRHLWLKDCKINPASKNKLAVVPFKGGTLFGREVLKVIKKCGNKH from the exons ATGCCGGAGTTCCTGGAAGACCCCTCGGTCCTGACGAAAGAGAAGTTGAAGAGTGAGTTGGTCGCCAACAATGTGACGCTCCCGGCCGGGGAGCAGCGCAAAGACGTGTATGTGCAGCTCTACCTGCAGCACCTCACGGCGCGCAACCGGCCGCCGCTCGCCACCAGCGCCAACAGCAAGGGACCCCCGGACTTCTCCAGCGACGAGGAGCGCGAACCTACCCCGGTCCTCGGCTCCGGGGCCGCCGTCGCGGGCCGCAGCCGCGCCGCCGTCGGCAGG AAAGCCACAAAGAAAACTGATAAACCCAGACCAGAAGATAAAGATGATCTAGATGTAACAGAGCTCTCTAACGAAGATCTTCTGGATCAGCTTGTGAAATACGGAGTGAACCCTGGTCCTATTGTGG GAACAACCAGGAAACTATATGAGAAAAAGCTGTTGAAACTGAGGGAACAAGGAACAGAATCTAGATCTTCTACTCCTCTGCCAACAATTTCTTCTTCAGTGGAAAGTACAAGACAGAATGGAAGTAATGACTCTGACAGATACAGTGACAATGAAGAAG gaaagaagaaagaacacaAGAAAGCGAAGTCCACTAGggattttgttcctttttctgaACTTCCAACTACTGCCTCTGGTGGATTTTTTCAGGCTATTTCTTTTCCTGAAATCTCCACCCGTCCTCCTCTGGGCAGGACAGAACAACAGGCAGCTAAGAAAGTACATTCTTCTAAGGGAGACCTACCTAGGGAACCTCTTATTGCCACAACCTTGCCTGACAGGGACCAAAAGTTAGCCTCTggaggtttgtttgtttcctccaaGTCTAGCCATGATAGATGTTTAGAGAAAAGTTCTTCGTCATCTCCTCAGCATGAACTCGCTGCCATGTTGGTCTCTGCTGCAGCTTCTCCTTCACTGATTAAAGAAACCACCAGTACTTGCTATAAAGACACAGTAGAAAATACTTACTTTGGAGAGAAAAGTGAAATTCAGCCAGTATGTACCAAGAGGTCCCATGGTTCAGATCAGTCAGTTCTCTCCAGTGAAAGGAAAGCACTAGAAGAGTCTGAGCAATCACAAGTAATTTCTCCACCACTTGCTAGGGCAATCAGAGATTATGTCAATTCTCTATTGGTCCAGGGTGGAGGAGGTAGTTTGCCTGGGACTTCTACCTCTACACCCCTTCTCGATGTAGCAAATACACGGAAGAGAATTGGTCCATCTAATGTTCGAGAaactgaacccctgtctcctccaCGAAAATTACCAAGATTCAGTGAAAAGTCAGTAGAGGAAAAGGATTCAGGTTCCTTTGTGACATTTCAAAATACACCTGGATCTGAACTGATGTCTTTTGCAAAAACTGTTGTTTCTCACTCACTCTCTACTTTAGGCATAGAAATGTCTGAGCAATCACAGCATGATAAAATAGATGCCCCCAAACTATCTTTTCCCTTCCATGaatctattttaaaagtaattaaagaGGAGTGGCAGCAAATTGATAGGCAGCTGCCTTCATTGGCATGCAGGTATCCAGTTTCTTCTAGAGAGGCAACACGGATATTATCAGTTCCAAAAGTAGATGATGAAATCCTAGAGTTTATTTCTCATGCCGCTCCACCAGCGAGTATTCAGGCAGCTTCCACTGAGTCCTGTGATAAACAGTTGGACTTAGCACTTTGTAGAACCTATGAAGCTGCAGCATCAGCATTGCAGGTTGCAACCCACACTGCCTTTGTAGCTCGGGCTCTGCAGGCAGATGTGAGTCAGGCTGCACAGATTCTTAGCTCAGATCCTAGTTGCACGAACCAGGCACTTGGATTGCTAAGCAGAGCATATGATGCAGCCTCATTCCTTTGTGAAGCTGCCTTTGATGAGGTAAAGATGGCTGCCCATACCATGGGATCTTCTACTTTAGGCCGCCGACATCTCTGGCTAAAGGATTGCAAAATAAATCCAGCTTCTAAGAATAAGCTGGCTGTTGTGCCCTTTAAAGGTGGAACATTATTTGGAAGAGAAGTACTCAAAGTAATTAAAAAGTGTGGAAATAAACACTag